TAGCCTTGGTATCCCCTTCGGTCTTGCTCTCGGTCTGAGAATCCGACTCAGAATCGGACGCCTCTGCCGAAGTCGCGATCGCGTCCTCCGCCTCTGGTGCGGGCGGTGGAATCGGAACCGGAATTTCCTCCACCTCCGGCAGTTTTTCAACGGCTAATCGTTTTGGCTGGCGACCCCCAGATAGGCGTTTCAGCAGCTTAGGCCGAGGATCGTGGAGCAGATAAATGATGCGATCGCCCGCCTGAAACTCATCCGTTGCTGGAACAACCTGAAGCGAGTCCTGTCTTTCCATCAAGAGGGGCACGAGTTCCCCAGCCCGAATCAGCGCTTTTAAATGGGCTTGCTGGAAGAGGAGACCCTCCTCGCGCAGCGTGGTCTCACCCAGTTTAACGGCATCATCCTCCACATACCGATTCCATGTTTTGAGCGACATCTGCTCCATGAAGGCCGTCTGAAACTTCACATTACTCGGCGCACTGGGCTTTGTTACCCCATTATTCGCAGGCTTAGTGCCAGTGCCTTCCGGAGGGGGAGAACCGGGGACAACAGCCAAAACGCGAGGGGGCTGAAATTCCTCGGCGGCACGCTGCGCCAGAACGGAATTAACTTCGCCATTACTGGTCATGGCTAGGAACGTCCCGACGGCACCCAACCCCGCTTCCTCCAGCGCTTCGGTGTCCAACGCACTGCGGGCAATCACCGTCAAATTATCTTTCTTGGCTTCGCGGCAGGCGTCTTCATCCGTGTCGATCAAAACCACCGTCTCCCCCCGGTCTTGAAACATTCGCGCAATGATGCGGCTAACGGGATTACACCCCACAATCACCGCACCTGTGGCTTCGGTGGAGGTGACCCGTAGCAGTTTCGCTGCCCATCGTGCCGTTAAGCCTTGCAGTAAAACCGTGGAAATAATCGTCAGGAATACCAAGGCTTTGACCGCATCTCCGCCGCTAATTCCCCGTTCTGTCAACAGGATCGAAAAGAGGGAGGCAATAGAGGCCGCAATAATTCCGCGCGGTGAAATCCATGCCGTAAACAGCTTTTGTCGCCAGTTTAAGGTGCTATTCCAGGTGCAAATCCAGACACTGATCGGGCGCACGACGAACATCAGCACCGCTACGGTAAAGATGGCACCCCGACCCAGCACGACGATACTCGCGATCGATAAATCGGCGGCTAGTAGAATGAATAGCACTGAGACCGCTAAGATTGTGAGCTGACCTTTGAATCGACGAATTAAGCGCTCATCGGGTACTTCTGAGGCACGGAGTGTGATGCCTGCCACGACGGTTGCCATCAGTCCGGCTTCACTGCGAATCGTCTGCGCTAGACCGAACAAGCCCCACAAGCCAGCCAAGACGACCAAATTTCGGAGATCTTCCGAAAGAAAGCGGGCGCGTTTCAAAATCTGAGCCAAGAGCCATCCGCCGAGGATGCCGACTCCCGTACCAATGCTGAGCCGCAGAAACAATCCGCTCACGACCAGCCAGAGATCTGCATCGCCGTTTAAAATGACATCCAAAACTACGACAGCGAGGATGGCTCCGACCGGATCAATCAGGACAGACTCTCCTTCCAACAGCGTGGCCACCTGCCGATCAACTTGCACCTGTTTTAACAACGGGGCAACGACTGTTGGGCCAGTCACCACCACGAGGGATGCATAGAGGAAGGAGAGCGGCCAAGGAAACTC
The window above is part of the Synechococcales cyanobacterium T60_A2020_003 genome. Proteins encoded here:
- a CDS encoding cation:proton antiporter, yielding MDTSFEIMIQMVLTIVAGIGAQVLADYLKVPSIVFLLLFGILLGSDGLGLLHPQMLGIGLEVIVSLSVAVILFEGGLNLQLRELGRVSGSLQNLVTIGTLITLICGGIAAHWLGEFPWPLSFLYASLVVVTGPTVVAPLLKQVQVDRQVATLLEGESVLIDPVGAILAVVVLDVILNGDADLWLVVSGLFLRLSIGTGVGILGGWLLAQILKRARFLSEDLRNLVVLAGLWGLFGLAQTIRSEAGLMATVVAGITLRASEVPDERLIRRFKGQLTILAVSVLFILLAADLSIASIVVLGRGAIFTVAVLMFVVRPISVWICTWNSTLNWRQKLFTAWISPRGIIAASIASLFSILLTERGISGGDAVKALVFLTIISTVLLQGLTARWAAKLLRVTSTEATGAVIVGCNPVSRIIARMFQDRGETVVLIDTDEDACREAKKDNLTVIARSALDTEALEEAGLGAVGTFLAMTSNGEVNSVLAQRAAEEFQPPRVLAVVPGSPPPEGTGTKPANNGVTKPSAPSNVKFQTAFMEQMSLKTWNRYVEDDAVKLGETTLREEGLLFQQAHLKALIRAGELVPLLMERQDSLQVVPATDEFQAGDRIIYLLHDPRPKLLKRLSGGRQPKRLAVEKLPEVEEIPVPIPPPAPEAEDAIATSAEASDSESDSQTESKTEGDTKANTSQESSSVNKAPEPDTVSSSVPQPQVSSSMD